In a genomic window of Curtobacterium sp. MCBD17_035:
- the rho gene encoding transcription termination factor Rho, translated as MTDVTTAAGSAADTTADLRALRLPELQRIAAGLGIGGLSKLRKGDLIAAIEDKRAESAPTEVHPTGEPESATGSEAAAVSETAAPARHEHHDAGAEVTDSADLAPAGAVATGRGRSRRATSGGTVSTEPTPAGTHANAGHTGTEDLLAGLDAVRAERDAQQEGTPRRRRRATSQDPAAGTEAPTTTAPADAGSAVEADTADIVEQGGTGSPAEPQGTDRQPSEQAGADAQADGQGEGQGERRGRRSRGRGRNRDRNGAEGQNGGGQNADAQNGGTTAGQNGAAQNTAGQNAAGQNGGGQNGAGQNGGGQNGVGRGAEQQQGRGQQEQARSQGDQGQQNGQRDQAKGQGGNGRGSQQEQQQEESRSRRQRDRKRGRGGQGDDFEPEITEDDVLIPIAGILDVLDNYAFVRTTGYLAGPSDVYVSLGQVKKYHLRKGDAVVGAIKQPRENDHQGRQKYNALVKVDSVNGQTVDEAAARVEFGDLTPLYPQERLRLETEPGKLSTRIIDLVSPIGKGQRGLIVSPPKAGKTVALQAIANAISKNNPEVHLMVVLVDERPEEVTDMQRTVKGEVIASTFDRPAEDHTTVAELAIERAKRLVELGHDVVVLLDSITRLGRAYNLATPASGRILSGGVDSSALYPPKRFFGAARNIENGGSLTILATALVETGSKMDEVIFEEFKGTGNMELRLNRHLADKRIFPAVDVNASGTRREEMLLSNDEVKITWRLRRALAGLDPQQALEIVLRNLRETQSNVEFLVQVQKSVPATSGHNGHQE; from the coding sequence TTGACCGACGTCACCACCGCTGCGGGCTCCGCGGCGGACACCACAGCCGACCTGCGGGCACTCCGCCTCCCGGAGCTCCAGCGCATCGCCGCCGGCCTCGGCATCGGCGGCCTCTCCAAGCTCCGCAAGGGTGACCTCATTGCCGCGATCGAGGACAAGCGCGCCGAGTCGGCACCGACCGAGGTGCACCCGACGGGCGAGCCCGAGTCGGCCACCGGCAGCGAGGCCGCCGCCGTCTCCGAGACCGCCGCGCCGGCCCGCCACGAGCACCACGACGCGGGCGCCGAGGTCACGGACAGCGCCGACCTCGCCCCGGCCGGTGCCGTCGCCACCGGTCGCGGGCGGTCGCGTCGAGCCACGAGCGGCGGCACGGTCTCGACCGAGCCCACGCCCGCCGGCACCCACGCCAACGCCGGCCACACCGGCACCGAGGACCTCCTCGCCGGACTCGACGCCGTCCGCGCGGAGCGCGACGCCCAGCAGGAGGGCACGCCGCGGCGTCGCCGCCGTGCCACCAGCCAGGACCCGGCCGCTGGGACCGAGGCCCCGACGACGACCGCCCCGGCCGACGCCGGATCCGCGGTGGAGGCCGACACCGCCGACATCGTCGAGCAGGGCGGCACCGGCTCGCCGGCTGAGCCGCAGGGCACCGACCGCCAGCCGTCGGAACAGGCCGGCGCCGACGCTCAGGCCGACGGTCAGGGTGAGGGGCAGGGCGAACGCCGCGGTCGCCGCAGCCGTGGTCGTGGGCGCAACCGTGACCGCAACGGCGCAGAGGGCCAGAACGGTGGCGGCCAGAATGCCGACGCGCAGAACGGCGGCACGACGGCGGGCCAGAACGGCGCGGCCCAGAACACCGCCGGCCAGAACGCGGCCGGCCAGAACGGTGGCGGCCAGAACGGTGCCGGCCAGAACGGTGGCGGCCAGAACGGTGTCGGCCGGGGTGCGGAGCAGCAGCAGGGCCGGGGCCAGCAGGAGCAGGCCCGTTCCCAGGGTGACCAGGGGCAGCAGAACGGCCAGCGCGACCAGGCCAAGGGCCAGGGCGGCAACGGTCGCGGCAGCCAGCAGGAGCAGCAGCAGGAGGAGTCCCGCTCCCGACGCCAGCGCGACCGCAAGCGCGGGCGCGGCGGTCAGGGCGACGACTTCGAGCCGGAGATCACCGAGGACGACGTCCTCATCCCGATCGCGGGCATCCTCGACGTCCTCGACAACTACGCGTTCGTGCGGACCACGGGGTACCTCGCCGGGCCGAGCGACGTGTACGTGTCCCTCGGACAGGTGAAGAAGTACCACCTGCGCAAGGGCGACGCCGTCGTGGGCGCGATCAAGCAGCCGCGCGAGAACGACCACCAGGGCCGCCAGAAGTACAACGCGCTCGTCAAGGTCGACTCCGTGAACGGCCAGACGGTCGACGAGGCCGCCGCGCGGGTCGAGTTCGGGGACCTCACCCCGCTCTACCCGCAGGAGCGCCTGCGCCTCGAGACCGAGCCGGGCAAGCTCTCGACCCGGATCATCGACCTCGTGTCGCCGATCGGCAAGGGCCAGCGCGGCCTCATCGTCTCGCCGCCGAAGGCCGGTAAGACGGTCGCGCTGCAGGCCATCGCGAACGCCATCTCGAAGAACAACCCCGAGGTCCACCTCATGGTCGTGCTCGTCGACGAGCGTCCCGAAGAGGTCACCGACATGCAGCGCACGGTCAAGGGCGAGGTCATCGCCTCGACGTTCGACCGTCCCGCCGAGGACCACACGACCGTCGCCGAGCTCGCCATCGAGCGGGCGAAGCGGCTCGTGGAGCTCGGTCACGACGTCGTCGTGCTGCTCGACTCGATCACCCGCCTCGGCCGCGCGTACAACCTCGCGACCCCGGCGTCGGGCCGGATCCTCTCCGGCGGTGTCGACTCGTCGGCGCTGTACCCGCCCAAGCGGTTCTTCGGCGCGGCACGGAACATCGAGAACGGCGGCTCGCTCACCATCCTCGCCACCGCGCTCGTCGAGACGGGGTCGAAGATGGACGAGGTGATCTTCGAGGAGTTCAAGGGCACCGGCAACATGGAGCTCCGGCTGAACCGCCACCTGGCGGACAAGCGGATCTTCCCTGCGGTCGACGTGAACGCGTCGGGCACGCGTCGCGAGGAGATGCTGCTCTCGAACGACGAGGTCAAGATCACCTGGCGGCTCCGTCGGGCGCTCGCCGGTCTCGATCCGCAGCAGGCGCTCGAGATCGTGCTGCGGAACCTGCGTGAGACGCAGTCGAACGTCGAGTTCCTCGTCCAGGTCCAGAAGTCGGTGCCCGCGACGAGCGGCCACAACGGCCACCAGGAGTAA
- the thrB gene encoding homoserine kinase gives MSADRPGHDRQETPSRSGGGLRTAPAGRTVVVRVPATTANLGPGFDSLGLALSLYDEVTVRVLPEPGLVVSVSGVGAGEVPEDETNLVVRAVRHGFAAAGVEQPGLELRATNAIPHGRGLGSSAAAIVAGLMAARGLLDGVTELSASTMLAVATEMEGHPDNVAPALFGGLTIAWMTPDGPAYKRLLVHRGVSPVVFVPTSTLSTKLARSLQPASVPHADAAFNVSRSALLVAALIQSPELLLAATEDRLHQSYRASAMPETDGLIRMLREHELAAVVSGAGPSLLVLGSDPAQRLRAADLVARHAHTSWTPLMLAVDLGGATVVPHPAPGANVPLVVPVSK, from the coding sequence GTGAGCGCGGACCGCCCCGGACACGATCGGCAGGAGACGCCGTCCCGGTCCGGCGGCGGTCTCCGAACTGCACCGGCCGGACGGACCGTCGTCGTCCGTGTCCCCGCCACCACGGCGAACCTCGGGCCCGGGTTCGACTCGCTCGGGCTCGCCCTGTCGTTGTACGACGAGGTCACGGTCCGGGTGCTGCCCGAGCCGGGGCTCGTCGTGTCGGTGTCGGGCGTCGGCGCCGGCGAGGTACCGGAGGACGAGACGAACCTGGTCGTGCGAGCGGTCCGTCACGGGTTCGCGGCAGCCGGCGTCGAGCAGCCCGGACTCGAACTCCGCGCCACGAACGCGATCCCGCACGGTCGCGGGCTCGGTTCGTCGGCGGCCGCGATCGTCGCCGGGCTCATGGCGGCGCGGGGCCTGCTCGACGGCGTCACCGAGCTCTCCGCGTCCACGATGCTCGCCGTCGCGACCGAGATGGAGGGGCATCCGGACAACGTCGCCCCGGCGCTCTTCGGTGGTCTCACGATCGCGTGGATGACACCCGACGGGCCGGCGTACAAGCGCCTCCTCGTGCACCGCGGGGTGTCACCGGTGGTGTTCGTCCCCACGTCGACGCTCTCGACCAAGCTGGCGAGGAGCCTCCAGCCCGCATCCGTGCCCCATGCCGACGCTGCCTTCAACGTGTCGCGGTCGGCGTTGCTCGTCGCCGCCCTCATCCAGAGCCCGGAGCTGCTGCTCGCGGCGACGGAGGACCGCCTCCACCAGAGCTACCGCGCGAGCGCCATGCCCGAGACCGACGGGCTGATCCGGATGCTCCGCGAGCACGAGCTCGCGGCGGTCGTCAGCGGGGCCGGACCGAGCCTCCTCGTGCTCGGGAGCGACCCGGCGCAGCGCCTCCGGGCGGCCGATCTCGTGGCGCGACACGCGCACACGTCCTGGACGCCGCTCATGCTCGCCGTCGACCTCGGAGGTGCTACAGTGGTGCCGCACCCGGCCCCAGGGGCGAATGTGCCGCTCGTCGTACCCGTCTCGAAGTGA
- the thrC gene encoding threonine synthase codes for MAHQWQGVLREYADRLDVTDATPVVSLGEGGTPLIRARALSERTGADVYVKFEGMNPTGSFKDRGMTMAISKAVEHGAEAVICASTGNTSASAAAYAAHAGITAAVLVPEGKIAMGKLSQAVAHDAQLLQVQGNFDDCLDIARDLAANYPVHLVNSVNNDRIEGQKTAAFEVVDVLGDAPDFHFLPVGNAGNYTAYARGYREDLAAGRTTRLPRMFGFQAAGAAPIVRGEVVKHPETVASAIRIGNPASWQFALEAREETDGHFGAIEDDAILAAQRILSAEVGVFVEPASAISVAGLLQQAEAGAVPRGARVVLTVTGHGLKDPQWALRGPEGTDVTPTTVPVDTAAVADVLGLVGAPR; via the coding sequence ATGGCCCACCAGTGGCAGGGTGTCCTGCGCGAGTACGCCGACCGTCTCGACGTCACGGACGCGACCCCCGTCGTGAGCCTCGGCGAGGGCGGCACCCCGCTCATCCGGGCCCGCGCGCTGTCGGAGCGGACGGGCGCCGACGTGTACGTCAAGTTCGAGGGGATGAACCCGACCGGGTCCTTCAAGGACCGCGGGATGACCATGGCCATCTCGAAGGCCGTCGAGCACGGCGCCGAGGCCGTCATCTGCGCTTCGACGGGCAACACGAGCGCCTCGGCAGCTGCGTACGCCGCACATGCCGGCATCACCGCCGCCGTGCTCGTGCCCGAGGGCAAGATCGCGATGGGCAAGTTGAGCCAGGCGGTCGCGCACGACGCGCAGTTGCTGCAGGTGCAGGGGAACTTCGACGACTGCCTCGACATCGCCCGGGACCTCGCGGCGAACTACCCCGTGCACCTCGTCAACTCGGTCAACAACGACCGCATCGAGGGACAGAAGACCGCCGCGTTCGAGGTCGTCGACGTCCTCGGGGACGCGCCCGACTTCCACTTCCTGCCGGTGGGCAACGCGGGCAACTACACCGCCTACGCGCGCGGCTACCGCGAGGACCTGGCCGCCGGACGGACGACCCGGCTGCCGCGCATGTTCGGTTTCCAGGCGGCAGGCGCCGCGCCGATCGTCCGTGGTGAGGTCGTCAAGCACCCGGAGACCGTCGCGAGCGCGATCCGGATCGGGAACCCGGCCTCCTGGCAGTTCGCGCTGGAGGCCCGCGAGGAGACCGACGGACACTTCGGCGCGATCGAGGACGACGCGATCCTCGCCGCGCAGCGGATCCTGTCCGCCGAGGTCGGCGTGTTCGTGGAGCCGGCGTCCGCCATCAGCGTCGCCGGACTGCTCCAGCAGGCCGAGGCCGGCGCGGTCCCGCGTGGCGCGCGCGTCGTCCTCACCGTGACCGGCCACGGTCTCAAGGACCCGCAGTGGGCGTTGCGCGGCCCCGAGGGCACCGACGTCACGCCGACGACCGTGCCCGTGGACACCGCGGCCGTGGCGGACGTGCTCGGCCTGGTCGGGGCGCCTCGGTGA
- a CDS encoding homoserine dehydrogenase, whose amino-acid sequence MIEYRNVRVALLGAGSVGAQVARLLLEHGDELASRAGAGLELVGIAVRDVDAPRDVDLPRSLYTTDAESLILGADIVVELIGGIEPARTLVLQALGSGADVVTGNKALLATHGPELFTAAEQVGAQLYYEAAVAGAIPIIRPLHDSLAGDRIDRIMGIVNGTTNFILDRMDREGESFEDALATATRLGYAEADPTADVEGYDAAQKAAILASLAFHTTVPLAAVHREGITSVTIEQVRAARKAGYVVKILALCERLTDADGREGVSARVYPALVPEGHPLAAVHGPKNAVFVEAEAAGDLMFYGAGAGGVETASAVLGDLVSAARRHVIGGPGVAESTQSNLPVFPIGVVSTRYQITMRVTDAPGVLSTVAGVLARHSVSVETVEQTVAGAAPASDAGTPGATATLVIGTHRAREHDLAATVVALRAEPVVAAVTSVLRVEGA is encoded by the coding sequence ATGATCGAATACCGCAACGTCCGCGTCGCGCTCCTCGGGGCCGGCTCCGTCGGCGCCCAGGTGGCGCGACTCCTGCTCGAGCACGGCGACGAGCTCGCGTCACGGGCGGGAGCGGGGCTCGAACTCGTCGGGATCGCGGTCCGCGACGTGGACGCGCCCCGTGACGTCGACCTGCCGCGGTCGCTGTACACGACGGACGCCGAGTCGCTCATCCTCGGCGCGGACATCGTCGTCGAGCTCATCGGCGGCATCGAACCGGCCCGGACCCTCGTGCTGCAGGCACTCGGTTCCGGCGCCGACGTCGTCACCGGCAACAAGGCGTTGCTCGCGACCCACGGGCCCGAGCTCTTCACGGCCGCCGAGCAGGTGGGCGCACAGCTCTACTACGAAGCGGCGGTCGCGGGGGCCATCCCGATCATCCGGCCGCTGCACGACTCGCTCGCCGGGGACCGCATCGACCGCATCATGGGCATCGTCAACGGCACGACGAACTTCATCCTCGACCGGATGGACCGCGAGGGCGAGAGCTTCGAGGACGCCCTCGCAACCGCCACCCGGCTCGGCTACGCGGAGGCCGACCCCACGGCGGACGTCGAGGGCTACGACGCGGCCCAGAAGGCCGCGATCCTGGCGTCCCTGGCCTTCCACACCACCGTGCCGCTGGCCGCCGTGCACCGCGAGGGCATCACCAGCGTCACGATCGAGCAGGTCCGCGCGGCCCGCAAGGCCGGCTACGTGGTCAAGATCCTCGCGCTGTGCGAGCGCCTGACCGACGCGGACGGCCGCGAGGGCGTGAGCGCACGCGTGTACCCGGCGCTCGTGCCCGAGGGGCACCCCCTGGCAGCCGTGCACGGCCCGAAGAACGCCGTCTTCGTCGAGGCCGAGGCCGCCGGCGACCTCATGTTCTACGGGGCCGGCGCGGGCGGCGTCGAGACCGCGTCGGCCGTGCTCGGCGACCTCGTGTCGGCGGCACGGCGGCACGTGATCGGCGGACCCGGTGTGGCGGAGTCGACGCAGTCGAACCTGCCGGTGTTCCCGATCGGCGTCGTCTCGACCCGGTACCAGATCACGATGCGCGTCACGGACGCCCCTGGCGTGTTGTCCACCGTGGCGGGGGTCCTCGCGCGGCACTCGGTCAGCGTCGAGACCGTCGAGCAGACCGTGGCCGGGGCTGCCCCGGCGTCGGACGCGGGCACCCCCGGGGCCACCGCTACATTGGTGATCGGCACGCACCGGGCCCGCGAGCACGACCTCGCGGCGACCGTGGTGGCACTCCGAGCCGAACCCGTCGTGGCCGCGGTCACGAGTGTCCTGAGAGTAGAGGGAGCCTGA
- a CDS encoding diaminopimelate decarboxylase, which yields MTGNPLAPARLSVPDDPNALVARIWPASATRTDDGDLVVGGVTASDLVARHGSPLYVVDASDVRARAARVRDAFEDAFARVGSTAHVYYAGKAFLTTQVAAWMAEAGLRVDVCTGGELAVALAGGVDPGRLGFHGNDKSDAEIERAVEVGLGTIVLDSVEEIGRVARIAERAGVVQRVRIRINSGVHASTHEYLATAREDQKFGIPLTEAVAAGRAVRAEPALAFVGLHSHIGSQIFDEGGFREAARRLVEVHAALAAEGPVPELNLGGGWGIDYTESDRAFEPEDIAEALARIIADACAARDVPVPVVAVEPGRYIVGPPGITLYRVGTVKPVELALDASTAAPGDGSGAEDPVRAEEAPHGPVETAEHRPLGPTAVRTYVSVDGGMSDNARPALYDADYTARLARTSDAAPALVRVVGKHCESGDVVVRDDYLPGDVHRGDLLAVAATGAYCWSLSSNYNHVARPAVVAVADGVARILVRGETVDDLLARDAGLVPSGGAFGGPTAHGVRGDAS from the coding sequence GTGACCGGCAACCCCCTCGCCCCCGCACGTCTGTCCGTCCCCGACGACCCGAACGCCCTGGTCGCCCGCATCTGGCCGGCCTCGGCGACACGGACGGACGACGGTGACCTCGTCGTCGGCGGGGTCACCGCGTCCGATCTCGTGGCGCGCCACGGTTCTCCCCTGTACGTCGTCGACGCCTCCGACGTCCGCGCCCGGGCGGCGCGCGTGCGTGACGCGTTCGAGGACGCCTTCGCCCGCGTGGGTTCGACGGCGCACGTCTACTACGCCGGGAAGGCCTTCCTGACGACCCAGGTCGCCGCGTGGATGGCCGAGGCCGGCCTCCGCGTGGACGTCTGCACGGGCGGTGAGCTCGCCGTGGCGCTCGCGGGCGGCGTCGATCCCGGACGGCTCGGGTTCCACGGCAACGACAAGTCCGACGCCGAGATCGAGCGTGCCGTCGAGGTCGGACTCGGCACGATCGTGCTCGACAGCGTCGAGGAGATCGGCCGCGTCGCGCGGATCGCCGAGCGCGCAGGAGTGGTCCAGCGCGTCCGCATCCGGATCAACAGCGGCGTGCACGCCTCGACGCACGAGTACCTCGCCACCGCTCGCGAGGACCAGAAGTTCGGCATCCCCCTGACCGAGGCGGTCGCCGCGGGCCGGGCGGTCCGGGCGGAGCCGGCGTTGGCGTTCGTCGGGCTCCACTCGCACATCGGGTCGCAGATCTTCGACGAGGGTGGGTTCCGCGAGGCCGCCCGTCGCCTCGTCGAGGTCCACGCCGCCCTCGCCGCCGAGGGGCCCGTGCCGGAGCTCAACCTCGGTGGTGGCTGGGGCATCGACTACACCGAGTCGGACCGGGCGTTCGAGCCGGAGGACATCGCCGAGGCCCTCGCACGGATCATCGCGGACGCCTGCGCGGCACGGGACGTCCCCGTGCCGGTCGTCGCCGTCGAACCCGGGCGGTACATCGTCGGGCCGCCCGGCATCACGCTCTACCGCGTCGGTACCGTCAAGCCCGTCGAACTCGCACTCGACGCCTCGACCGCTGCACCGGGCGACGGGTCCGGAGCGGAGGACCCGGTGCGTGCCGAGGAGGCGCCGCACGGACCGGTCGAGACCGCCGAGCACCGTCCCCTCGGACCGACCGCCGTCCGGACGTACGTGAGCGTCGACGGGGGCATGAGCGACAACGCGCGGCCCGCGCTCTACGACGCGGACTACACGGCCCGGCTCGCCCGCACCTCCGACGCCGCCCCGGCCCTCGTGCGCGTCGTCGGCAAGCACTGCGAGAGCGGCGACGTCGTGGTGCGGGACGACTACCTGCCGGGTGACGTCCACCGGGGTGACCTGCTCGCGGTGGCGGCGACCGGCGCCTACTGCTGGAGCCTCTCGAGCAACTACAACCACGTGGCGCGCCCGGCGGTGGTGGCGGTGGCCGACGGCGTCGCCCGTATCCTCGTGCGGGGCGAAACGGTCGACGACCTGCTCGCCCGCGACGCCGGCCTCGTCCCGAGCGGCGGCGCCTTCGGCGGCCCGACCGCCCACGGCGTCCGCGGCGACGCATCCTGA
- the argS gene encoding arginine--tRNA ligase translates to MTPAELSAAYLSLLAGIVERRGAADTVVVGESHAALERPRNRAHGDWSSNAAMQLAKRLGTNPRELATEIAGELTELDGVDAVDVAGPGFINITLEAAAAGAIARTIVEEGGAFGRGDLYDGVRIDLEFVSANPTGPIHMGGVRWAAVGDSLARVFTAQGGLVTREYYFNDHGGQIDRFARSLLASALGEPTPEDGYGGAYITEIAARVLATFDGDVADLPRDEAQELFRREGVEFMFADIKASLHDFGVDFDVYFHENSLHESKAVERAIARLRELGHMYEADGALWLRTTTFGDDRDRVVIKSDGEPAYIAGDIAYYLDKRERGFERNLIMLGADHHGYIGRMMAMCAAFGDEPGVNLEILIGQLVNLLKDGEPVRMSKRAGNVVTMEDLVDAVGVDAARYALVRFASDTAIDIDLDLLVKRTNDNPVFYVQYAHARTCAVDRNAAASGVDRSVFDGSLLTHETESALLGALAEFPRVVRQAAELREPHRVARYVEQLAGLYHRWYDACRVTPLGDEPVTDLHRTRLWLNDATGQVVRNGLTMLGVTAPERM, encoded by the coding sequence GTGACCCCAGCCGAACTCTCCGCCGCGTACCTGTCGCTCCTCGCCGGGATCGTCGAGCGACGGGGCGCCGCCGACACCGTCGTGGTGGGGGAGTCCCACGCGGCCCTCGAACGCCCCCGCAACCGGGCACACGGGGACTGGTCCTCGAACGCAGCCATGCAGCTCGCCAAGCGCCTCGGGACGAACCCGCGTGAGCTGGCCACCGAGATCGCCGGGGAGCTCACCGAGCTCGACGGCGTCGACGCGGTGGACGTCGCCGGCCCCGGCTTCATCAACATCACGCTCGAGGCCGCCGCCGCCGGAGCGATCGCGCGGACCATCGTCGAGGAGGGCGGTGCGTTCGGGCGCGGCGACCTCTACGACGGCGTCCGGATCGACCTCGAGTTCGTCTCCGCGAACCCGACCGGCCCGATCCACATGGGCGGCGTCCGCTGGGCCGCGGTCGGCGACAGCCTCGCGCGCGTGTTCACGGCGCAGGGCGGGCTCGTCACCCGTGAGTACTACTTCAACGACCACGGCGGCCAGATCGACCGCTTCGCCCGCAGCCTGCTCGCGAGCGCCCTCGGCGAGCCCACCCCCGAGGACGGCTACGGCGGTGCCTACATCACCGAGATCGCCGCCCGGGTCCTCGCCACCTTCGACGGCGACGTCGCCGACCTCCCGCGGGACGAGGCGCAGGAGCTCTTCCGGCGCGAGGGCGTCGAGTTCATGTTCGCCGACATCAAGGCGTCCCTGCACGACTTCGGCGTCGACTTCGACGTCTACTTCCACGAGAACTCGCTGCACGAGTCGAAGGCCGTCGAGCGCGCCATCGCCCGCCTCCGCGAGCTCGGGCACATGTACGAGGCAGACGGCGCCCTGTGGCTTCGCACGACCACGTTCGGTGACGACCGCGACCGCGTCGTGATCAAGTCCGACGGCGAGCCCGCGTACATCGCGGGCGACATCGCGTACTACCTCGACAAGCGCGAACGCGGGTTCGAGCGGAACCTCATCATGCTCGGCGCCGACCACCACGGCTACATCGGCCGGATGATGGCGATGTGCGCCGCCTTCGGCGACGAACCCGGCGTCAACCTCGAGATCCTCATCGGCCAGCTCGTCAACCTGCTCAAGGACGGCGAGCCCGTGCGCATGTCGAAGCGGGCCGGCAACGTCGTCACGATGGAGGACCTCGTCGACGCGGTCGGCGTCGACGCCGCCCGGTACGCCCTCGTCCGCTTCGCATCCGACACGGCGATCGACATCGACCTCGACCTCCTCGTCAAGCGCACGAACGACAACCCGGTGTTCTACGTCCAGTACGCCCACGCCCGGACGTGCGCCGTGGACCGCAACGCCGCGGCGAGCGGCGTGGACCGGTCGGTCTTCGACGGCTCGCTGCTCACCCACGAGACCGAGAGCGCACTGCTCGGCGCGCTCGCCGAGTTCCCGCGCGTCGTGCGCCAGGCGGCGGAACTCCGGGAGCCGCACCGCGTCGCCCGGTACGTCGAGCAGCTGGCCGGTCTGTACCACCGCTGGTACGACGCCTGCCGCGTGACGCCGCTCGGCGACGAACCCGTGACGGACCTGCACCGAACGCGCCTCTGGCTCAACGACGCCACGGGGCAGGTCGTCCGCAACGGCCTGACGATGCTCGGGGTCACCGCACCCGAGCGGATGTAG
- a CDS encoding zinc-binding alcohol dehydrogenase family protein — translation MPTMHAAVVTAFGEPPRSGAVPVPEPRSGHEELVDVVAVGLHPRTRSGAAGAHYTSTGVLPMVPGVDAVGRRADGALVYFVADDDVIGTMAERAVVDRRRSVVLPDGIDPLRVAATMNPAMSSWVALRRRVPVRPGQSVLVLGATGSAGSMAVRIAKHLGAGRVVAAGRDRRRLDALAEVGADSLVQLGVPAADAALGAAAADVDIVLDYLWGAPTEQAIRAVLTARRDRSAALHWIQIGSVAGPDITLPSAVLRGADLRLLGNGQGAVSPAGYLAELPSLVAEIDAGGIVVEPVPVALGEIEQAWGRDEEPGQRIVVVP, via the coding sequence ATGCCCACCATGCACGCAGCCGTCGTCACCGCGTTCGGCGAGCCACCCCGGAGCGGTGCGGTCCCGGTCCCCGAACCGCGCTCCGGCCACGAGGAACTCGTCGACGTGGTCGCCGTCGGCCTCCATCCGCGCACTCGCTCGGGTGCGGCGGGTGCCCACTACACGAGCACCGGCGTCCTGCCGATGGTCCCCGGCGTCGACGCCGTCGGACGGCGTGCGGACGGGGCGCTCGTGTACTTCGTCGCGGACGACGACGTCATCGGGACGATGGCCGAGCGAGCCGTCGTCGACCGTCGTCGCTCCGTCGTCCTGCCGGACGGCATCGACCCGCTCCGCGTCGCCGCCACCATGAACCCCGCGATGTCGTCGTGGGTCGCGCTCCGCCGCCGCGTCCCCGTCCGCCCGGGACAGTCCGTCCTCGTGCTCGGCGCCACCGGCAGCGCGGGCTCCATGGCGGTCCGCATCGCGAAGCACCTCGGCGCGGGGCGGGTCGTCGCGGCGGGTCGGGACCGGCGTCGCCTCGACGCCCTCGCCGAGGTCGGCGCCGACAGCCTCGTGCAGCTCGGGGTACCGGCCGCCGACGCCGCGCTCGGTGCGGCGGCCGCTGACGTCGACATCGTGCTCGACTACCTCTGGGGCGCGCCGACCGAACAGGCGATCCGCGCCGTCCTCACCGCCAGGAGGGACCGGAGCGCCGCGCTCCACTGGATCCAGATCGGGTCCGTGGCCGGTCCCGACATCACGCTGCCGTCGGCCGTGCTCCGCGGCGCGGACCTCCGGCTGCTCGGCAACGGGCAGGGTGCGGTCTCGCCGGCGGGCTACCTGGCCGAGCTGCCGTCCCTCGTCGCGGAGATCGACGCGGGCGGCATCGTGGTCGAGCCCGTTCCCGTCGCGCTCGGCGAGATCGAGCAGGCGTGGGGTCGGGACGAGGAGCCGGGGCAGCGGATCGTGGTCGTGCCGTGA